A region from the Musa acuminata AAA Group cultivar baxijiao chromosome BXJ1-10, Cavendish_Baxijiao_AAA, whole genome shotgun sequence genome encodes:
- the LOC104001034 gene encoding major pollen allergen Ole e 10 isoform X2 has product MARGTARTPSFVFLSFVLLLICFATGGMQSVQGQKTWCVAKPSSDEATLLGNINYACSQVDCSVLQRGRTCFYPDNLMSHASIAMNLYYQSRGRNPWNCFFKNSGLVVATDPSYGSCGYA; this is encoded by the exons ATGGCAAGAGGAACTGCGAGAACTCCCTCCTTCGTCTTCCTCTCTTTTGTGCTGCTCCTGATCTGCTTCGCCACAG GGGGAATGCAGTCGGTGCAGGGGCAG AAAACTTGGTGCGTAGCGAAACCTTCGTCGGACGAAGCAACTCTTCTGGGAAACATCAACTACGCCTGCTCTCAGGTGGACTGTAGCGTGCTGCAGAGGGGCCGCACGTGCTTTTACCCGGACAACCTCATGTCCCACGCTTCCATCGCCATGAACCTCTACTACCAGTCCAGAGGAAGGAACCCGTGGAACTGCTTCTTCAAGAACTCCGGCCTCGTGGTCGCCACCGACCCAA GTTATGGGAGCTGCGGGTATGCCTGA
- the LOC104001034 gene encoding glucan endo-1,3-beta-D-glucosidase isoform X1, whose translation MARGTARTPSFVFLSFVLLLICFATGGMQSVQGQVTPTDLIMRLTNYVVVALLQKTWCVAKPSSDEATLLGNINYACSQVDCSVLQRGRTCFYPDNLMSHASIAMNLYYQSRGRNPWNCFFKNSGLVVATDPSYGSCGYA comes from the exons ATGGCAAGAGGAACTGCGAGAACTCCCTCCTTCGTCTTCCTCTCTTTTGTGCTGCTCCTGATCTGCTTCGCCACAG GGGGAATGCAGTCGGTGCAGGGGCAGGTAACACCGACGGACCTAATTATGCGCCTCACTAACT ACGTTGTCGTTGCTTTGTTGCAGAAAACTTGGTGCGTAGCGAAACCTTCGTCGGACGAAGCAACTCTTCTGGGAAACATCAACTACGCCTGCTCTCAGGTGGACTGTAGCGTGCTGCAGAGGGGCCGCACGTGCTTTTACCCGGACAACCTCATGTCCCACGCTTCCATCGCCATGAACCTCTACTACCAGTCCAGAGGAAGGAACCCGTGGAACTGCTTCTTCAAGAACTCCGGCCTCGTGGTCGCCACCGACCCAA GTTATGGGAGCTGCGGGTATGCCTGA